The genomic region aaaaactgGAAGCCATTGCACATCATATTGTACATGTCATTTTTAGCACacattgcaatatttatttatgtatttattggttggtttgcttgtttgttaaatgcatagaatataaaatactgACTAGCAGTGGTTGTCAGAActttaccataaaaaaatagcaaatacatattttgactGTATGTAACACTATATGTCactaaacaataatatataatatataatgcaatataaagttANNNNNNNNNNNNNNNNNNNNNNNNNNNNNNNNNNNNNNNNNNNNNNNNNNNNNNNNNNNNNNNNNNNNNNNNNNNNNNNNNNNNNNNNNNNNNNNNNNNNAGGGAGTCCATAACTAAATTTTAAgctatctcttttttttctgagtttaaatatatatattttttttaattgaatctcATCTCTTGACTACCTTGGTCTAGGCAAATGAACTTGATATGATGTTGTTAGAAGTAATGTCGGACGTGAGTGAGACCAGTGGGAAGGAACAGAGAGGAAAAGGGTAAAGAGGTTGTTGTGGGCGGAGCTGTGTGCTAACTGACTGATCAACCAATCACATCCTACCGGCTAACCGAGCACACCGCATCTACCAGCCGTTCAACTTTCGGATCCGCTGCCGCATCCTAGGATAAAGCACCACCGGTCAAAGGAAGCGAACGACCAGCCGCCGACCgcctaataaattaaaaacaacactgaatcATTCGTGCAATATCAACACTGTATTTCCAAAACTCGTTGTATTAGACAAACAGCTGATTTGCCGACTCCGCAGACTCAGAAAGTTTTTAACGATTATTAAAGACTTCACATTATAATGGACGTGCTTGTGATtgaaaatattactgaataCTCAACGTTGTTTCCTGTCCTACTTGTACTACTGCTGTTTGCCTATTGTTAGCGTACActtctgtttaaaatgtacgtttgttaaaaacaagaaaagaaaaaaaaagcctgttttCTCGACTGTTTATCCGAAACCGTTCTCTCTATCATATTGTCCACTCGAGCAGGTTCGAAACTTATGCTTGTTTTGATTTAAACCTATGAAAACAGATTCATGTTCTACCAGTCGCTGTCATCTTGCCGCCTGAATAAAAACTCGACTGACTTAGACGCAACGTTTTCATGTCACTCGTTTTTAATTGAGTCTCTTTTAATTTCTACCTCATGTCTCACCCGCTCACGTTATCATCCGGTATAATAGATATGTCCTTTTGGCTTGGTCGCTCATGTGTAAGGTGCCCGACGGATTCGTTTAAAAATTGCACTTTCCGCCTCAACCcttcatataaaaacaaaaagtaaattcCTGTCACTTTATCGTCTTTTTTTCTTGACTTCTAGTCAAGATGAATGAATTTGTGATGCTCTTTCGAATTACTGTAACCGCTGGGTGTGGTTCATCAGGATGGGTGAGTTAAAAGTGAAGGTAAGTAGCATTTCAAGCTGAATTGTTCAGACTTTTATTCTCCTTGTCACGTTGCACGTTATTGTATGTATCTGTGTGCCGGTAGAGCCTGCTTGACTTGCTTTAGTTTTTCACTGGCGATATTATTAGAACGGTCACATACTGTTCTTGAAGCACTTCATCCTGATAGTCGGTGCAGTTGTTTCATGATGTCCGTCAAGTGTTTATAAAGTGTGATTTTTACCTCTTCTCCTCAGAGCCTTTCAGTAAAGTCTGCACTCTGCTGTCATCTATAATCATCTCTTTCAACAGGTGGAACGGTTTTACGCttcttaaaatgtttcttcCCTTTCTTGTGCTACATGCCTCATTTGTACTTCAGTCCCCAGCTTATAACTTCTCGTACATGTGTTTCTAATAGATGTAGAAAATGTGAGAAATTCTTTCCTTGAATTGGTAGCATCACGCTTGGCATTTCTAATGATCATTTAAAGATTGAACCCAAAATAAGTAATGCCATAATGAGGTAACTTCCAGGAAATGGCATTCCTAAATTTCAGGCTAGTGAAAGTGAAATCTAATCAGAAGGACAATATAACAGAAATGTTGGCTCATATGTAGACTTTagggtgtttgtgtgttccTGTGATTTAATATCGGTATATTTAGATGCTTAAATTCGTCTCGATCATAATATTTAAGTTATGTAaagactatttttattaaatttgtgtaaaatagAATTACGTTTGACTAATGAATTGTTGAACTGATCACCATTCTTTTAACGTTGCTGTAGGTCtgtatataaattacaattttacattttgaattgcaGCTATTCAGGCTTTAGCATTCATACTGCTGCTACAGTCACgtctgtaaaacatttatttatcactTCTCTGAATATTGTGGCGCAAGGTTGTAATTGTAAGgaggtaaaatatattttaagttgtttgctttttgtcCTAGATATTTATAGCACGCATGGTAGTCTACTGTTTCCCGAGAATGACCCATATAAAAATTAACATAAGATTATTTGATTTCAGTCTGGCAAAGAATTTCATACAGTAGTACGTGAAGCCTTGAGTTTGAATCAAATGTGCAGTTgtgtagggttagggttagtttttCTGGTCTATCagtacacagttttttttttaaatttatctttttctcttttNAatgcaataaatacaatgtttagTAGCTTACAATGTAAATAACTTTCATCAGGtgtttcatattttgatttaatgccCATTTCCATGTATGTGTTTCtcatatttgtttgtgaataaagGCAACGTGATGGTTATTCAATCATTTTCCTGTGTCGTGAATTTGTTTACCTCATTGCACAGTTACTTTCTGCAGTTCTTCAGTCCTCCCTACCCGCATGTTccccgaacacacacacacacacacacacacacacacacacacacacacacacacacacacacggtcaagTAAATGACCATTGAAATTACcaataaaagtcaataaaagCGCCCTCCGCTGCCTGAAAAGAAATCCTGCATCCATCATAGCATTTCAAGAAAGAGCCCCAGCGGATGTAGGCGTCACGTACGGCGTCACGTACTGTAGGAGCACGCGGATCCTGTTTTAGTTTGGCGCGCTTTGCGTTTGAATTTAAACAGCGTTCAGCCGCTCCAGTCAGCTATTTTACGTACGTGAGTATAAACTTTTAACTAACAAAGTTACTTTTACGTATGAGTGATTAGCCTACGGTTATTTAATGTAAGGTTATTTAACTGGAGCTGTAGAACATTACAATTAgtagatattattttaatattaagcaCGGATGCCACGTAAGAAaaattcttctaaaaaaaatcgACTTACTATTTACGGATGTCGAAATTATGATTTACTAACACGCtaattttaaaagcaaactCTGTTCCTTTTTTGCAGTTCAAACAATGAATTCAGAACCAAGAACCtatatttgacctttttaaataatcaatgtACCTCAGAACTGAAGggcaaaaaaaattttattttattattttctgtatcgGGATTTTATTGTAATACACGCCAAATcgttaatttctttaaaaacactatttgttttgtttttttgtctttttttagggATGAATTGTTTGTAGTGTTATAAAAATGATACTACCGTCAGTAACGTTGATGTCAGGAGTGCAAATGCCACTGTTGGGTTTGGGCACATACAAGCTCCAGGACAATGAGCAGCTGAAACGGTCTGTCAGTTCTGCACTTGAGGCCGGATACAGAGCTTTTGACACAGGTGCAGTTTACGGAAATGAGGCACATCTAGGGCAAGTCCTCAAAGAGCTGCTGCCCAAGTATGGCCTTGGCCGTGAAGACGTGTTCATTATCAGCAAGCTTGCCCCGTTAGACCATGGGCCGAGGGCAAAGGAAGGCTGCCTGAGGAGTCTGGAGCAACTAGACTGTGAATACATTGACCTCTATCTAGTGCACTGGCCTGGGGTGGAGGGTTTTGACCCAGGGGATTCTCGTCATTCAGAGTATCGAGCGCAAAGCTGGGCAGCCCTAGAGGAGTTCCATGCCAGCGGGCGATTTAAGGCCATAGGGGTTTCAAACTACACTGCAAAGCACATTAGGGAGCTGCTCGTGAGTTGCCGCGTTCCCCCAGCGGTCCTCCAGATTGAGTGTCAACCCAAGCTGATCCAGAGGGAACTGAGGGAATTATGTATGGAGACAGGCATCCACTTCCAGGCCTACTCTTCGCTGGGTAAAGGAGCTCTTCTGAGGGAGCCCGAGGTAATGGATATAGTGAGGAGCTGTGGTCGGACCCCTGCCCAGGTTCTCCTGAGGTGGGCTGTGCAGCAAGGCATCTCGGTTCTGCCTCGCTCCTCGCAGCCCTGCAGAGTGCAGGAGAACGCACAGGTGTTTGACTTCCAGCTAAGTGAGATGGATATAACGAGGCTGGACGCCTTGAACTGTGGAACCAGGTTTTGTAAACGAGACTCTAGCATAATAGCATAAGCCTGAAAATTATCATTGTAAATAGATTCAATGCCATGCTTGTTTtagtattaaatgtaaataaaattgcGTTTGAATCCGCCTTTGAGAGcgtgaattataatttttttgtcagaatTATAATGAAATTTTATGCACGGATAACCATTTTACGACAAGGTTATTTGGGTGACTCaccaaaaattaatatttgttaaatgaagATCAATGCAAAGCGTTACCTTTCTTTATCGCGGACACAAATAACGTAACACTAAACTCAGCCAGAAAATcgttttattttgaacacaaaatgatagaaaaaagattaaaaacttgtgattgttttaaaaagttttcaagCAGTTCATCCGTTATTCAATCTATGTCAACaagtataaatatgtacaaGGAGCTTGAAAAAGGAGTGAAAGTATTGTCAAGGCTGATACAGAAACAGAACTTGTGTTGCTCATCTGTACGTTTGGCAGAAATTGAAGGTTGTTTTACATAAAAGACCAGCAGATGGAATACAAACAGAAATCCAATAGAGACTACAGACGACTCTACAATCGAGAAATATGTACACGAAAGGCAGTGAAGAATTGTTTTTCCTGGTGACATATCCAAGTGTAGCCAGCATAAAAGAGATGGCAGAACAACTGATCTCATCCACTCTTACTAGTTATTCACCACAACagtttggcattaaaaaaacaaacaaacctgagATGCAGcaacaaatgaactgaaataactTTACCCGTATTATTGTTACCATCACTAACCTGTACTTCACAACTTACTTTATCCATTATCACAGTCCTTGAATTATATTTACATCTCGCAAGCAACCGCTCCAGCCTTCAGTACAACAAAACGCACATCTATATATCCATCTataaaatacatcataaaacacatttctttgtcaaatatgaatttaatacatatcaaataaatagtttttgatAGAGTTTCCTTTTTTGAATCAGTATTTAGAAAGATTGTCTGATGAACTGTAAGATTTTAGAAGAGATTGTCCCTCTTGAGATTGTCAAATTAAACTAACACTGACAATTCCTTTAATCAAAAGTACGTTATTGCAGTGGTTTTACCATTCTCTCAGATTGGTTTTGTACTAGCTCGAGCACGTTGATTGACAAAAAAAGGCCATGATGGTGATCAGACCAGCCTTCATCTGAGTGCAGCTCTCTCCGGTAACTGTTATTGACGGTGACTCTTTCATTCTCTGCCCTCCTCTTCGTTGGGACTCCAGAGGAACGAGAACCATCCTCGGTAGGTCTGCTTGTGGCTGTTCGCTCTTTTGACCTCCTAGGACCAACGAAACACCTTAATACTAGGTTTACGATCTATCGGAAATGCATTCGGTGGACTATATAGCAAGCTCACCCCTTTGTCGAGCCACGTGTCAAATTCATCGCTCATCCTCCTCAGCTGTCGCCCGTACTTCTTCGCTTTCCACAGAGCAGCTGGAGCCGATTGAGAACGGCCTCTGAACGGAAGCCCATCTCCCGTTCCTCCGTTCTCCTCCACCAATGCTCCATCCTGGGGCTCTGCTTCCTGCCAGCGGCTGACCGTATACACCTGAGACTCTGAATAGAGCCGCACACGCCCTGCAAAAGCACGTCGTCAAACCATAACAGAAACGTTCGTCAAATCTAGGTCAATCTGTGACACGTAACCTGAAATGCTGACCTGTTTAAAGGCTAGAAGTGTGCTTCTCTAAAGTTCTCACCTTGGGGAGAAATGTTCGGCAAGGTTTGATCCTGATGTTGTCCGTGGTTTTTGATTGTCTCTTCTCTTCCTGTCTTTTTGTCATTCCTGGTGCTGGAATCACCTTGATGGTCATGCAACGTGTTATCCATTGTAAGAGCTGGCGATAGCAgattagtatattaatattgcaatttaaatgggataaaacaattaatcatcTAATATTATTTGGTATTAAATTATCAGCTTTGACTGTTAGATGAATTTCTGAAAATTTAATAGCATTGGCTGGCTTTCCTAAATCCATACCTGTGGATCTGGACGAATTCCAGGACAATAGATATGAATGTGCTCGTCTCAGCTGTCAGTGGCACTAGATGCTATTCCTTCTTCTCTCCGGTACGATTAAGAGTAGCTTCTCCAGTTCTCAACATATATTGATTGCCTCATGGCATGTGACACAcccaaacaacaacaatagcTGCAATTGCTACTTTATATAAGTTTCATATTTCTAAGGTCGAGTCGTGCTCATCTGAAAACGTCGTCGGccaaaaataatggaaaaaagatCCCGTTTTTCGTGACATTTAGTCGAAGTGATTGTCTTCTCGCCGCAAACGGTAGCAGTGGCAAATTTCCAGTCCGGTTGTTGTTATCACTACCGTGTGTATGATCTCATTTCGGCTCGGATATTGTTGTTGTCCGTGGCCGTTTACAGTAGCTCTCCGCTCTCGGCCAATCAGGAGGTTCGCGGCTTCTTCGAGCGGCCAATCGGAGCCCgctgctagggtgttttggCGCTCTCTGATCCAACGTCACTGTTGCGATAGGGTTTCGCGAGCCTTTACTGTCCCGTGACTTGTTTACCTCATCCGGGCCCCAGTCTCGCGGAAGAGGACCCAGCCGCCGCCGCTGCCGCCGCCGCGAGAGAGAATTTGCAAAAGAAACACTTCGTTTAACTTTGTTTGCATGGAGTGAAGTTCAAAACAGTGCAATTTGTATGTTGTTGCTCTCCGTGCAGCAGTTTTTGTACAGAGAGTATATGCtttattcaattataatttaaataaatgtattaaggAGAGTactagttattatattttacccCGAATGGTTTTGCCTTTATTAGAATGGcttaattgaaaatgaaaaattatttagaacgtattaattgatatttttggCGTTATGTTCAAGAATTGCGGTCGCGGCGTGCAATTTCTCAGTTTGAACTGTAGATGGCGGGAGAGATCTTTTTGAGTTAACAGGAGCtggtttttttctttgcttatgACTCATACCTGCagaacacataaatatataggtTAATAAAACCCATTAGTGTGCAATTTGCGGCTTGTGTTACATATTCCTGATATAATCTTTACTAAGTATGTAACGTTAATGGAAGTCTGTGTCTCCTGTGTGCATgcagttcattttcattttgtagctATATTAAGAAATTCCTGCAGGCACAAAGTTgcttgataataataatgttattccTGTCAGAGATATATGACATGAATGCTCATTTTTTGTGAGTTGGATATTCACATTTGAATCTGTCGTTGTTTCTTATTGTGAACGGCAGAATATTGCTCCTTATAAACGCAAACACACGTGCAAACGAGCAGAGAAATGTTTGCCAACTGAATTTGTAAACGAAAccttgcattaaataaaaaaagatggaaaattATTTAGTTGACCACTGTCAGTATCTTTTGTGGACACATGTTTGAGGTCCATGCAGGGTGATAAAAATGAAGGGTCCTTACAACTGTTTATTAGGCCTATATTGTTTATACTGTTACCATTGCTGTGACAAATACCAGGCCTTAGCTTGTACCAGGCCTTAGCTTGGCCAAGCTGGTCCAGCCAGGGGTGgcttaaaagtttaaaagtaccCAACAGCCTATAAAATCAGCCCCACGGGGAGAATGAgaaaccagctaaaaccagtaGCCTAAAATCCAGTTTAAGATGGATTacgtttttct from Puntigrus tetrazona isolate hp1 chromosome 21, ASM1883169v1, whole genome shotgun sequence harbors:
- the LOC122326477 gene encoding uncharacterized oxidoreductase YtbE-like, yielding MILPSVTLMSGVQMPLLGLGTYKLQDNEQLKRSVSSALEAGYRAFDTGAVYGNEAHLGQVLKELLPKYGLGREDVFIISKLAPLDHGPRAKEGCLRSLEQLDCEYIDLYLVHWPGVEGFDPGDSRHSEYRAQSWAALEEFHASGRFKAIGVSNYTAKHIRELLVSCRVPPAVLQIECQPKLIQRELRELCMETGIHFQAYSSLGKGALLREPEVMDIVRSCGRTPAQVLLRWAVQQGISVLPRSSQPCRVQENAQVFDFQLSEMDITRLDALNCGTRFCKRDSSIIA
- the LOC122326478 gene encoding bcl2-associated agonist of cell death-like isoform X2 — translated: MDNTLHDHQGDSSTRNDKKTGREETIKNHGQHQDQTLPNISPQGRVRLYSESQVYTVSRWQEAEPQDGALVEENGGTGDGLPFRGRSQSAPAALWKAKKYGRQLRRMSDEFDTWLDKGVKRANSHKQTYRGWFSFLWSPNEEEGRE
- the LOC122326478 gene encoding bcl2-associated agonist of cell death-like isoform X1, which translates into the protein MDNTLHDHQGDSSTRNDKKTGREETIKNHGQHQDQTLPNISPQGRVRLYSESQVYTVSRWQEAEPQDGALVEENGGTGDGLPFRGRSQSAPAALWKAKKYGRQLRRMSDEFDTWLDKGEVKRANSHKQTYRGWFSFLWSPNEEEGRE